In the Chlorobium limicola DSM 245 genome, one interval contains:
- a CDS encoding Y-family DNA polymerase, which yields MFALIDCNNFYVSCERVFNPALTGKPVVVLSNNDGCFIARSNEAKALGLPMGGPAFKFRDILKKHHVRVFSANFPLYGDMSSRVMVTLADLAPEIEIYSIDEAFVDLGGFSRFGASGYAAQIRKTLTRHTGIPVSIGIGSTKTLAKAANRMAKKKPGYDGICILSAPEEIHEALAALKVEDIWGIGRQWSKLLEAGNIRTALDYSRAPAPWIRKHLHLPGIRIQEELNGHSCLPLEQVRPPKQSICTSRSFGRTITALDELQQAVATFAGKCAEKLRKENSATSMITVFICSSPFNEPQLKYWGTRTMAMSRPSQDSIAVIRAADLALASIFRQGYNYKKAGVIVSGLIPAQSAEKELLLFPDDTSTGNNRQKRLMEAMDRINHQYGPGAIRIAAENAETWKPNQANLSEHYTTSWSGIITVG from the coding sequence ATGTTCGCCCTGATCGACTGCAATAACTTCTACGTTTCCTGCGAAAGGGTTTTCAACCCGGCGCTGACAGGAAAGCCCGTGGTAGTGCTCTCGAATAACGACGGCTGTTTTATCGCACGTTCGAACGAAGCGAAAGCTCTTGGCCTGCCGATGGGCGGCCCGGCGTTCAAATTCCGGGACATCCTCAAAAAACATCATGTCAGGGTCTTTTCGGCGAACTTCCCGCTCTACGGCGACATGTCCTCACGGGTGATGGTCACGCTTGCCGACCTTGCTCCTGAAATAGAGATCTACTCCATCGACGAAGCCTTTGTCGACCTCGGCGGCTTCAGCCGGTTCGGCGCCTCCGGATACGCGGCACAAATCAGGAAAACCCTCACCAGACACACCGGAATCCCGGTCAGCATCGGCATTGGCTCAACGAAAACCCTGGCCAAGGCGGCCAACCGGATGGCGAAAAAAAAACCCGGGTACGATGGAATCTGCATACTCTCTGCACCGGAAGAGATTCATGAGGCCCTTGCCGCATTAAAAGTTGAAGATATCTGGGGAATAGGTCGGCAATGGAGCAAACTGCTCGAAGCGGGAAACATCCGGACTGCGCTCGACTACTCCCGAGCTCCGGCGCCGTGGATCCGGAAACACCTGCACCTCCCCGGCATCCGCATTCAGGAGGAACTGAACGGCCATTCGTGCCTGCCTCTGGAACAGGTCCGCCCACCGAAGCAGAGCATCTGCACCTCCCGTTCATTCGGCCGCACGATTACCGCATTGGATGAACTGCAGCAGGCTGTGGCAACCTTTGCCGGAAAATGCGCCGAAAAACTCAGAAAGGAAAACTCCGCAACGTCGATGATCACTGTCTTCATCTGCAGCAGCCCGTTCAATGAACCGCAACTGAAATACTGGGGAACCCGAACCATGGCCATGTCCAGACCGTCTCAGGACAGCATCGCCGTCATCCGGGCTGCTGATCTTGCTCTCGCATCGATCTTCCGGCAGGGATACAACTACAAAAAGGCGGGTGTGATCGTCAGCGGCCTCATTCCGGCACAATCAGCCGAGAAAGAACTGCTCCTGTTCCCCGACGATACATCGACCGGGAATAATCGGCAAAAGCGCCTCATGGAAGCAATGGACCGCATCAACCACCAGTACGGCCCAGGAGCGATCCGGATCGCCGCCGAAAATGCCGAGACCTGGAAGCCGAATCAGGCAAACCTCTCCGAACACTATACCACCTCCTGGAGCGGCATTATCACTGTCGGTTAA
- a CDS encoding LexA family protein — MKLSRIHTGPVLDFFTADLSSELELPLSGTGIAAGFPSPAEDYEEVTLDLNKALIKHPAATFYARVKGTSMTDAGILDGDLLVIDKALDPREGDIAVCFIDGAFTVKRIAVRMANSASCRQTNGSSRS; from the coding sequence ATGAAGCTATCCCGAATCCATACCGGCCCTGTGCTGGATTTTTTCACAGCCGATCTTTCATCGGAACTTGAACTGCCGCTTTCCGGAACCGGTATTGCCGCAGGCTTCCCTTCCCCGGCGGAGGATTATGAAGAGGTTACGCTTGACCTGAACAAGGCGCTCATCAAACATCCAGCGGCCACCTTCTACGCCCGCGTCAAAGGAACGTCCATGACGGATGCCGGCATTCTCGACGGAGATCTGCTCGTAATCGACAAAGCCCTTGATCCCAGGGAGGGCGATATTGCAGTCTGCTTTATCGATGGAGCATTCACCGTCAAGCGTATCGCCGTACGAATGGCGAACTCTGCCTCATGCCGGCAAACGAACGGTTCAAGCCGATCCTGA
- the dnaK gene encoding molecular chaperone DnaK — MGKIIGIDLGTTNSCVAVMQGTQPTVIENSEGNRTTPSMVAVTKTGDRLVGQAAKRQAITNPKNTVFSIKRFMGRKYDEVPNEKKLASYDVINEGGEARVKINDKIYSPQEVSAMILQKMKQTAEDFLGEKVTEAVITVPAYFNDAQRQATKDAGRIAGLDVKRIINEPTAAALAYGLDKKMSSEKVAVFDLGGGTFDISILELGDGVFEVKSTDGDTHLGGDDFDQKIIDYLADEFKKQEGIDLRNDAIALQRLKEAAEKAKVELSSRTDTEINLPFITATQEGPKHLVINLTRAKFEAMCADLFEKILEPCHRAVKNSKLDMKEIDEVVLVGGSTRIPKVQTLVKEFFGKEPNRSVNPDEVVAIGAAIQGGVLKGDVTDVLLLDVSPLSLGIETLGGVMTRLIEANTTIPTRKQEVFSTAADSQTSVEVHVLQGERPMASDNKTLGRFHLGDIPPAPRGVPQIEVTFDIDSNGILSVSAKDKATGKEQTIRIEASGKLNDAEIEKMKQDAKEHAAEDQKKKEEIDIRNSADSLIFSTEKQLTELGDKIPADKKPRLEGSLEKLKEAYKNGTAESIKSAMDDLNKEWSDIASSLYQTPDAGAPGASGPSAGGEPETGKKGGDGEVQNAEYEVIDGNDK, encoded by the coding sequence ATGGGTAAAATCATCGGTATTGACCTCGGAACCACCAACTCCTGTGTAGCCGTCATGCAAGGCACGCAGCCGACGGTCATCGAGAATTCCGAAGGCAACCGCACGACGCCGTCAATGGTTGCGGTAACGAAAACAGGTGACCGTCTTGTAGGACAGGCAGCGAAACGCCAGGCAATCACCAATCCGAAAAATACGGTATTCTCGATCAAGCGCTTTATGGGACGCAAATATGACGAAGTACCGAACGAGAAAAAACTGGCATCTTATGATGTTATCAACGAAGGCGGTGAGGCCAGGGTAAAAATAAACGACAAAATCTATTCGCCCCAGGAAGTTTCCGCAATGATTCTGCAGAAAATGAAGCAGACCGCCGAAGACTTTCTTGGTGAAAAAGTAACGGAAGCGGTCATTACCGTGCCGGCATATTTCAACGATGCGCAGCGGCAGGCCACAAAAGATGCCGGAAGAATCGCCGGTCTCGACGTCAAGAGAATCATCAACGAACCGACCGCAGCGGCTCTCGCTTACGGGCTTGACAAAAAAATGTCAAGCGAAAAGGTAGCCGTATTCGATCTCGGCGGAGGAACCTTCGATATCTCCATTCTTGAACTGGGCGACGGCGTCTTTGAAGTGAAGTCGACCGATGGCGACACCCATCTGGGCGGCGATGACTTCGACCAGAAAATTATCGACTATCTGGCAGACGAGTTCAAAAAACAGGAAGGCATCGATCTGAGAAATGACGCGATTGCTCTTCAGAGACTAAAAGAGGCCGCTGAAAAAGCAAAAGTCGAACTCTCTTCAAGAACCGATACGGAAATCAACCTTCCCTTCATAACGGCAACGCAGGAAGGTCCGAAACATCTTGTCATCAATCTTACGAGAGCGAAATTCGAGGCTATGTGCGCCGACCTGTTCGAAAAAATTCTCGAACCGTGCCATCGCGCAGTCAAAAACTCGAAACTCGACATGAAGGAGATCGACGAAGTGGTTCTGGTCGGCGGATCGACACGTATTCCGAAAGTACAGACCCTCGTCAAGGAATTTTTCGGCAAAGAACCCAACAGAAGCGTCAATCCTGACGAAGTCGTCGCTATCGGCGCAGCCATTCAGGGCGGCGTGCTCAAAGGGGACGTGACCGATGTGCTTCTGCTCGATGTGAGCCCGCTTTCGCTCGGCATCGAAACCCTCGGCGGCGTCATGACCAGACTTATCGAAGCCAATACCACCATTCCGACCAGAAAGCAGGAGGTATTCTCGACAGCCGCAGACAGTCAGACCTCCGTTGAAGTTCATGTTCTTCAGGGTGAAAGGCCGATGGCATCGGACAACAAAACCCTCGGACGGTTCCACCTCGGCGACATTCCGCCGGCACCAAGAGGTGTTCCCCAGATCGAGGTGACCTTCGACATCGACTCGAACGGCATCCTGAGCGTCTCGGCAAAGGACAAGGCCACCGGAAAGGAACAGACCATCAGGATCGAAGCGAGCGGCAAGCTCAATGATGCCGAAATCGAAAAAATGAAGCAGGACGCAAAAGAACATGCGGCTGAGGACCAGAAGAAAAAAGAGGAGATCGACATCCGGAACTCTGCAGACTCGCTGATTTTCAGCACCGAGAAGCAGCTCACCGAACTTGGCGATAAAATCCCGGCTGATAAAAAGCCACGCCTTGAAGGTTCGCTTGAAAAGCTCAAGGAGGCATACAAGAACGGCACTGCCGAATCGATCAAATCAGCCATGGACGATCTCAACAAAGAGTGGAGTGATATTGCATCCAGCCTCTACCAGACCCCGGACGCAGGCGCCCCGGGAGCTTCCGGCCCTTCAGCCGGAGGTGAACCGGAAACCGGCAAAAAAGGCGGAGACGGCGAGGTACAAAACGCCGAATACGAAGTGATTGACGGCAACGACAAGTAA
- a CDS encoding Hsp20/alpha crystallin family protein — protein sequence MLVKLAKDPMRLFDDIWSGTQMPSTNAPAFKVDISEDETAFHIDAELPGLEKEQIALNIEDDVLTIKAERKQESEEKKKDYHRIERSYGSFSRSFNLGEMIDQDNIGADFENGVLHVTLPKAAPVKKTKEISIR from the coding sequence ATGCTTGTCAAATTAGCAAAGGATCCCATGAGACTTTTCGACGATATCTGGTCAGGAACGCAGATGCCATCTACAAATGCCCCGGCATTCAAGGTTGATATTTCTGAAGACGAGACTGCTTTTCACATCGATGCCGAACTTCCGGGGCTTGAAAAAGAACAGATCGCGCTGAACATCGAAGACGATGTACTTACCATCAAGGCTGAGCGCAAACAGGAATCGGAAGAAAAGAAAAAAGATTACCACCGGATTGAACGATCATACGGAAGTTTTTCACGAAGCTTCAATCTGGGAGAGATGATCGATCAGGATAATATCGGAGCTGATTTTGAAAACGGGGTACTCCACGTTACCCTGCCGAAAGCGGCGCCGGTGAAAAAAACAAAGGAAATCTCCATCAGATAA
- a CDS encoding ArsR/SmtB family transcription factor, with product MSKTITITEEEVKKWNLKMPDEMLEAVSNRFKLLSEPMRLKILRALCERERTVQEIVNEVNASQANISKHLALMHDNGVVNRRKEGLKCYYQIADESIIYACYLISKSVVENLQDRLSWIQKVNDNLTA from the coding sequence ATGAGCAAAACGATCACGATCACCGAAGAAGAAGTTAAAAAGTGGAATCTTAAAATGCCCGATGAAATGCTTGAAGCCGTATCCAATCGCTTCAAGTTGCTTTCGGAACCCATGCGGCTCAAGATTCTCAGGGCTCTCTGCGAACGGGAACGAACGGTTCAGGAAATAGTCAACGAAGTAAACGCAAGCCAGGCAAACATTTCAAAGCATCTCGCCCTCATGCACGACAACGGAGTAGTCAACAGAAGAAAAGAGGGTCTTAAATGTTATTACCAGATCGCTGACGAAAGTATTATTTACGCCTGTTATCTCATTTCGAAAAGTGTTGTTGAAAACCTTCAGGACAGACTGAGCTGGATCCAGAAAGTAAACGACAATCTCACAGCCTGA